In one window of Catenulispora sp. GP43 DNA:
- the mtrB gene encoding MtrAB system histidine kinase MtrB, protein MRVSKFTGGARRFGRAVLELPGTWRGSLQLRVVSLTLLLSVVIAFILGWVLDSKIRDGLVQAKESSSLAMVSSGFSEASASIATASDGIRQAGTAGVPLRDAGPAATAAWVNSLDDMVRNLCTGANSDTYQVMLMTDESTLPVSGYTCGGILPKSIPDKLRGKVQPYGGDNFQAQMLTTNLEYGVQTAAGDVVMLDASTGAGLTDHKTPGLLYGGAFQLPDPNHDTVKLYYAFPFTTESQALNFDNEMIVIAGAVLVLALAGVAWFITRLVVTPVRQAAGIAERLADGRFDERMRVRGEDDLARLATSFNTMAGNMQRQIRKLEELSRVQRRFVSDVSHELRTPLTTVRMAADVLHDSREDFSGPTARSAELLQTQLDRFEELLGDLLEISRFDAGAAVLDAEPVDLRLLARRVVDGCAVLSERKGSDVRIVAPESPCVAEIDPRRIERILRNLVVNAIEHSEGRPVVVKVAASGEAVAVAVRDYGVGLKPGESSLVFGRFWRADPARARTTGGTGLGLAISLEDAHLHHGWLQAWGEPGGGSQFRLTLPRTAGVELVRSPIPLEPDDSRHHKRQAEAARLAAEGAVAAAPRHTGPDLTGLAGRGSDRLGERR, encoded by the coding sequence ATGCGGGTCTCGAAGTTCACCGGCGGTGCCCGGCGTTTCGGCCGCGCCGTCCTGGAACTGCCCGGGACCTGGCGCGGCTCGCTGCAGTTGCGCGTGGTGTCGCTCACCCTGCTGCTGTCGGTCGTCATCGCGTTCATCCTGGGCTGGGTGCTGGACAGCAAGATCCGCGACGGCCTGGTGCAGGCCAAGGAGAGCTCGTCGCTGGCCATGGTCAGCAGCGGGTTCAGCGAGGCCAGCGCGTCCATCGCCACCGCCTCGGATGGCATCCGGCAGGCCGGGACCGCCGGCGTGCCGCTGCGCGACGCCGGCCCGGCCGCCACCGCCGCGTGGGTCAACAGCCTGGACGACATGGTCCGCAACCTGTGCACCGGCGCCAACAGCGACACCTACCAGGTGATGCTGATGACGGACGAGTCCACCCTCCCGGTCTCGGGCTACACCTGCGGCGGGATCCTGCCCAAGAGCATCCCGGACAAGCTGCGCGGCAAGGTCCAGCCCTACGGCGGGGACAACTTCCAGGCCCAGATGCTCACCACGAACCTGGAGTACGGCGTGCAGACGGCCGCCGGGGACGTGGTCATGCTCGACGCCTCCACCGGGGCCGGGCTGACCGACCACAAGACCCCGGGGCTGCTCTACGGCGGGGCGTTCCAGCTGCCGGACCCCAACCACGACACGGTCAAGTTGTACTACGCCTTCCCGTTCACCACGGAGAGCCAGGCTCTCAACTTCGACAACGAGATGATCGTCATCGCCGGCGCGGTGCTGGTCCTGGCCCTGGCCGGGGTCGCCTGGTTCATCACCCGGCTGGTGGTCACCCCGGTCCGGCAGGCCGCCGGGATCGCCGAGCGCCTGGCCGACGGCCGGTTCGACGAGCGGATGCGGGTGCGCGGCGAGGACGACCTGGCCCGGCTGGCGACCTCGTTCAACACCATGGCCGGCAACATGCAGCGGCAGATCCGCAAGCTGGAGGAGCTCTCGCGGGTCCAGCGCCGGTTCGTCTCCGACGTCTCCCACGAGCTGCGCACACCGCTGACCACCGTGCGGATGGCCGCCGACGTCCTGCACGACTCCCGCGAGGACTTCAGCGGCCCGACCGCGCGCTCGGCCGAGCTGCTGCAGACCCAGCTGGACCGCTTCGAGGAACTGCTCGGCGACCTGCTGGAGATCAGCCGGTTCGACGCCGGCGCCGCGGTGCTGGACGCCGAGCCGGTGGACCTGCGCCTGCTGGCCCGCCGGGTGGTCGACGGCTGCGCGGTGCTGTCCGAGCGCAAGGGCTCGGACGTGCGCATCGTGGCGCCGGAGAGCCCTTGCGTGGCCGAGATCGACCCGCGCCGCATCGAGCGCATCCTGCGCAACCTGGTGGTCAACGCCATCGAGCACAGCGAGGGCCGCCCGGTGGTGGTCAAGGTGGCCGCCTCCGGCGAGGCGGTCGCGGTCGCGGTGCGCGACTACGGCGTCGGCCTCAAGCCCGGCGAGTCCTCGCTGGTCTTCGGCCGCTTCTGGCGGGCCGACCCGGCCCGGGCCCGCACCACCGGCGGCACCGGCCTGGGCCTGGCGATCTCGCTGGAGGACGCGCACCTGCACCACGGCTGGCTCCAGGCCTGGGGCGAGCCCGGCGGCGGCTCGCAGTTCCGGCTGACGCTGCCGCGTACCGCCGGCGTGGAGCTGGTGCGCTCGCCGATCCCGCTGGAGCCGGACGACTCGCGCCACCACAAGCGCCAGGCCGAGGCCGCGCGGCTGGCCGCCGAGGGCGCCGTCGCGGCCGCCCCGCGCCACACCGGCCCGGACCTGACCGGACTCGCCGGGCGCGGCTCGGACCGACTGGGGGAGCGTCGATGA
- a CDS encoding DUF4350 domain-containing protein, translated as MKTLRAWRWPLAALAVLLLGALVTVLTFGGNGGGTLDPDSASPDGGRALAALLRDRGVTVTPARTTADALAAVQGAQGGATLLVTDPGLLTLVQIDTLAATPVARLVVVQPDPQSAQLFTSPVTRVGQSPAGVPVVDPACPDADATAAGNADIGDAEVFSGLTAGCYQTPDGYALATAPGPASDDTVLVGSRTPFRNDHLADHGNAALALRLLGKHPTVVWYLPDGADPGATASGQKSFTAVLPAGWRWGALTMVLAIGLLALWQARRLGPVVAERMPVAVRAAETAEGRARLYERGRVTDRASGALREAARSRLAARLGLPRTAAVGDIATAVAARGGPPAADTLAVLAGPAPADDAGLVGLASALDRLEAEVGRL; from the coding sequence ATGAAGACCCTGCGGGCCTGGCGCTGGCCGCTGGCCGCGCTCGCCGTCCTGCTGCTCGGCGCCCTGGTCACCGTGCTGACCTTCGGCGGCAACGGCGGCGGCACCCTCGATCCGGACTCGGCCTCGCCTGACGGCGGCCGCGCCCTGGCCGCACTGCTGCGGGACCGGGGCGTCACGGTCACCCCCGCGCGGACCACCGCCGACGCACTGGCCGCGGTCCAGGGCGCGCAGGGCGGCGCGACGCTGCTCGTCACCGACCCGGGGCTGCTGACCCTGGTGCAGATCGACACCCTGGCCGCGACGCCGGTGGCCCGGCTGGTGGTGGTGCAGCCGGATCCGCAGTCGGCGCAGCTGTTCACCTCCCCGGTGACCCGGGTGGGCCAGTCGCCCGCGGGCGTGCCGGTGGTCGACCCGGCCTGCCCGGACGCCGACGCGACTGCCGCCGGCAACGCCGACATCGGCGACGCCGAAGTGTTCAGCGGTCTGACCGCCGGCTGCTACCAGACACCCGACGGCTACGCGCTGGCAACGGCGCCGGGACCGGCGTCGGACGACACGGTGCTGGTCGGCAGCCGCACGCCGTTCCGCAACGACCACCTCGCCGACCACGGCAACGCGGCCCTGGCCCTGCGCCTGCTCGGCAAGCACCCGACGGTCGTCTGGTACCTGCCGGACGGCGCGGACCCGGGCGCTACGGCCTCCGGCCAAAAAAGCTTCACCGCGGTCCTGCCGGCCGGCTGGCGCTGGGGCGCCCTGACGATGGTGCTGGCCATCGGACTGCTGGCCCTGTGGCAGGCCCGCCGCCTCGGCCCGGTCGTGGCCGAGCGCATGCCGGTGGCGGTCCGCGCCGCCGAGACGGCCGAGGGCCGCGCGAGGCTGTACGAACGCGGCCGGGTGACCGACCGCGCGTCCGGTGCGCTGCGCGAGGCGGCGCGCTCCCGGCTGGCCGCCCGCCTGGGCCTGCCGCGCACGGCCGCGGTCGGCGACATCGCGACGGCCGTCGCGGCCCGCGGCGGACCGCCGGCGGCGGACACCCTGGCGGTGCTGGCGGGCCCGGCGCCCGCCGACGACGCCGGCCTGGTGGGATTGGCTTCGGCGCTGGACCGGCTGGAAGCCGAGGTCGGGCGGCTGTGA
- a CDS encoding ComF family protein, whose translation MPLVRPLWAALMDLAAERDCGGCGRPQPSGEPLCPDCDGLLADGGPWRTLAAVPGTPRTHAVARYEDPVRTMLIGYKERGRADLRRVLGRALARAVAGTLETGGAPTTTPRRPPVALIPMPSRRKAVRDRGQDTTARLAGTAARALREVGVPARAVSALRHARAVEDQAGLSRQERAANLSGALRARRAAALAGAAVVLVDDISTSGASLAEAARALRAAGVPVIGAATIAAARVRM comes from the coding sequence ATGCCGCTCGTCCGCCCGCTCTGGGCCGCCCTGATGGACCTGGCAGCCGAACGCGACTGCGGCGGCTGCGGGCGTCCCCAGCCCTCCGGGGAGCCGCTCTGCCCGGACTGCGACGGCCTGCTCGCCGACGGCGGACCGTGGCGCACGCTGGCGGCGGTGCCCGGCACGCCGCGCACGCACGCGGTGGCCCGGTACGAGGACCCCGTGCGGACCATGCTCATCGGCTACAAGGAGCGCGGGCGCGCCGATCTGCGGCGGGTGCTGGGCCGGGCGCTCGCGCGGGCTGTCGCGGGGACCTTGGAGACGGGCGGCGCGCCGACCACCACCCCGCGCCGGCCCCCGGTGGCACTGATCCCCATGCCCTCACGCCGCAAAGCCGTCCGCGACCGCGGCCAGGACACCACCGCCCGCCTGGCCGGCACCGCGGCGCGGGCCCTGCGCGAGGTCGGCGTGCCGGCCCGGGCCGTGTCCGCGCTGCGCCACGCCCGCGCCGTCGAGGACCAGGCCGGCCTGTCCCGCCAGGAGCGCGCCGCGAACCTCTCCGGAGCCCTGCGGGCCCGCCGTGCCGCCGCCCTCGCCGGAGCCGCCGTGGTCCTCGTCGACGACATCAGCACCAGCGGCGCCAGCCTGGCCGAAGCGGCCCGGGCGCTGCGGGCGGCCGGGGTGCCGGTGATCGGGGCGGCCACGATTGCCGCCGCGCGGGTACGCATGTGA
- the mtrA gene encoding MtrAB system response regulator MtrA has protein sequence MKGRVLIVDDDIALSEMLGIALRGEGFETTSVADGDRALQVFRDFKPDLVLLDLMLPGRDGIDVCRLIRGESGVPIIMLTAKSDTVDVVVGLESGADDYVIKPFKVKELVARVRARLRRADEPKPETLAIGDLSIDVAGHSVKRDGRQIPLTPLEFDLLVALARKPWQVFTREVLLEQVWGYRHAADTRLVNVHVQRLRSKIEVDPENPEIVVTVRGVGYKAGPA, from the coding sequence ATGAAAGGTCGTGTCCTCATCGTCGACGATGACATAGCCCTGTCCGAGATGCTGGGCATCGCCCTGCGCGGCGAGGGCTTCGAGACCACGTCCGTCGCCGACGGTGACCGGGCCCTGCAGGTGTTCCGCGACTTCAAGCCGGACCTGGTCCTGCTTGACCTGATGCTCCCGGGCCGCGACGGCATCGACGTGTGCCGGCTGATCCGCGGCGAGTCCGGGGTCCCGATCATCATGCTCACCGCCAAGAGCGACACCGTCGACGTGGTGGTCGGCCTGGAGTCCGGCGCCGACGACTACGTGATCAAGCCGTTCAAGGTCAAGGAGCTGGTGGCCCGGGTGCGCGCCCGGCTGCGCCGCGCCGACGAGCCCAAGCCCGAGACGCTGGCCATCGGCGACCTGTCGATCGACGTGGCCGGCCACTCCGTCAAGCGCGACGGCCGGCAGATCCCGCTCACGCCGCTGGAGTTCGACCTGCTGGTCGCCCTGGCGCGCAAGCCCTGGCAGGTGTTCACCCGCGAGGTGCTGCTGGAGCAGGTCTGGGGCTACCGCCACGCCGCCGACACCCGGCTGGTGAACGTGCACGTGCAGCGGCTGCGCAGCAAGATCGAGGTCGACCCGGAGAACCCGGAGATCGTGGTCACCGTGCGCGGGGTGGGTTACAAAGCCGGTCCGGCTTAA
- a CDS encoding DUF4129 domain-containing protein: MTDPGAPVTPPPGVPIDVGRDEARRAAADELAKPAYAHARPSLTRRALDWIGHELSTLWDKAFGGGTSGGDGWTALLVVLVLLVVVVLVVRRRYGPVRRRVRADQALFDEAAPMDAAGYRHAAEEHAAGGRWAEAVRARLRAVIAALEERAVLDPRPGRTADVAAREAGALLPEQAPALLAAARVFDDIWYGQAAAGAEDYRRLVAVDEAVAAARVRVQVQVQVGSVAGGSAGGSAGGELAELAELPGRSGRSGRSEPSSPSKPPEPR, encoded by the coding sequence GTGACCGATCCCGGGGCCCCGGTGACGCCGCCGCCTGGCGTACCGATCGACGTCGGCCGAGACGAGGCGCGCCGCGCGGCCGCGGACGAGCTGGCCAAGCCGGCCTACGCGCACGCCCGGCCCTCGCTCACCCGGCGGGCGCTGGACTGGATCGGGCACGAGCTGAGCACGTTGTGGGACAAGGCCTTCGGCGGCGGGACGAGCGGGGGCGACGGCTGGACCGCGCTGCTGGTCGTCCTGGTGCTGCTGGTGGTCGTCGTGCTGGTGGTCCGCCGGCGCTACGGGCCGGTCCGGCGGCGGGTGCGGGCCGACCAGGCGCTGTTCGACGAGGCGGCCCCGATGGACGCGGCCGGCTACCGGCACGCGGCGGAGGAGCACGCGGCCGGCGGGCGGTGGGCCGAGGCGGTGCGGGCACGGCTGCGCGCGGTCATCGCGGCGCTGGAGGAGCGGGCGGTGCTGGACCCGCGGCCGGGGCGGACCGCCGACGTGGCGGCGCGGGAGGCCGGGGCGCTGCTGCCGGAGCAGGCGCCGGCCCTGCTGGCCGCGGCGCGGGTCTTCGACGACATCTGGTACGGCCAGGCGGCCGCCGGGGCCGAGGACTACCGGCGGCTGGTGGCGGTGGACGAGGCGGTCGCGGCCGCGCGGGTGCGGGTGCAGGTGCAGGTGCAGGTCGGGAGCGTGGCCGGGGGTTCGGCCGGGGGCTCGGCGGGCGGGGAGCTGGCTGAGCTGGCTGAGCTGCCGGGGCGGTCGGGCCGGTCGGGGCGGTCGGAACCGTCGAGCCCCTCCAAGCCGCCGGAGCCGCGATGA
- a CDS encoding AAA family ATPase — protein sequence MAVRAEVGKAVVGQDSAVTGLVIALLSGGHVLLEGVPGVAKTLLVRSLAAALALDSKRVQFTPDLMPGDVTGSAVFDSRTAEFSFREGPVFTNLLLADEINRTPPKTQASLLEAMEERQVTVDGRPRPLPEVFLVAATQNPVEFEGTYPLPEAQLDRFLLKLVLPLPGRDEEIGILDRHANGFDPRDLDAAGVRPVAGPAELAAARAAARQVTVSRDVLGYIADLARATRMSPSLALGVSPRGATALLSTARSWAWLAGRGYVTPDDVQALAKPTLRHRVRLRAEAEMEGGTADGVLDAVLGAVPVPR from the coding sequence ATGGCCGTCCGCGCCGAGGTCGGCAAGGCCGTCGTCGGCCAGGACTCCGCGGTCACCGGCCTGGTCATCGCGCTGCTGTCGGGCGGCCACGTGCTCCTCGAAGGCGTGCCGGGCGTGGCGAAGACGCTGCTGGTGCGCTCACTGGCGGCGGCGCTGGCGCTGGACTCCAAGCGCGTGCAGTTCACCCCGGACCTGATGCCCGGCGACGTGACCGGCTCGGCCGTCTTCGACAGCCGGACCGCGGAGTTCTCCTTCCGCGAGGGCCCGGTGTTCACCAATCTGCTGCTCGCCGACGAGATCAACCGCACTCCTCCGAAGACGCAGGCCTCGCTGCTGGAGGCGATGGAGGAGCGGCAGGTGACCGTGGACGGCCGCCCGCGCCCGCTGCCGGAGGTCTTCCTCGTCGCCGCGACGCAGAACCCGGTCGAGTTCGAGGGCACCTACCCGCTCCCCGAGGCGCAGCTGGACCGCTTCCTGCTGAAACTGGTCCTGCCGCTTCCCGGCCGCGACGAGGAGATCGGCATTCTGGACCGGCACGCCAACGGCTTCGACCCCCGCGACCTGGACGCCGCCGGCGTCCGTCCGGTCGCCGGGCCCGCCGAGCTGGCCGCCGCCCGCGCCGCCGCACGCCAGGTCACCGTCAGCCGCGACGTGCTGGGCTACATCGCCGACCTGGCCCGCGCCACGCGCATGTCGCCGTCGCTGGCGCTGGGCGTCTCACCGCGCGGCGCCACCGCGCTGCTCAGCACCGCACGCTCGTGGGCGTGGCTCGCCGGGCGCGGATACGTCACCCCGGACGACGTCCAGGCCCTGGCCAAGCCGACGCTGCGGCACCGGGTTCGGCTGCGCGCCGAGGCCGAGATGGAGGGCGGCACCGCCGACGGCGTGCTGGACGCCGTGCTCGGCGCTGTCCCGGTCCCCCGGTAG
- the hpf gene encoding ribosome hibernation-promoting factor, HPF/YfiA family translates to MDIVVKSRHHEVTDRFRRHVMEKLAKVEEMDGKAISLTVVLGEEKNPRQAEQKDRIELTLDCPRSPVIRAEACAGDPYSALDLAAAKLQAQLRRVKDRRKIHRNRKAIADSIKHIPPMADLPTGTEPLLTSDGATGDNPEVDLQPYGVPGQAGEGPMVVREKTHAAAPMTLDQALYEMELVGHDFYLYVDKDSGLPAVVYRRRAYDYGVIHLEASEAMAESMMNGSSMNGSSPSDRMASARR, encoded by the coding sequence GTGGACATCGTCGTCAAGAGCCGCCATCACGAGGTGACCGACCGGTTCCGCCGGCACGTGATGGAGAAGTTGGCCAAGGTCGAGGAGATGGACGGCAAGGCCATCAGCCTCACCGTCGTGCTGGGCGAGGAGAAGAACCCCCGCCAGGCCGAGCAGAAGGACCGGATCGAGCTGACGCTGGACTGCCCCCGTTCCCCGGTGATCCGGGCCGAGGCGTGCGCCGGCGACCCCTATTCGGCGCTCGATCTGGCTGCGGCCAAGCTCCAGGCGCAGCTCCGCAGGGTCAAGGACCGGCGGAAGATCCACCGCAACCGCAAGGCGATCGCCGATTCCATCAAGCACATCCCGCCGATGGCGGACCTGCCGACGGGCACCGAGCCGCTGCTCACGTCCGACGGCGCGACCGGCGACAACCCCGAGGTGGATCTGCAGCCCTACGGTGTCCCCGGCCAGGCCGGTGAGGGCCCGATGGTGGTCCGGGAGAAGACCCACGCGGCTGCTCCGATGACGCTCGACCAGGCGCTCTACGAGATGGAACTCGTCGGTCACGACTTCTATCTCTACGTGGACAAGGACTCCGGCCTGCCGGCGGTCGTCTACCGGCGCCGGGCCTACGACTACGGCGTGATCCACCTCGAGGCCTCCGAGGCGATGGCCGAGTCCATGATGAACGGGTCGTCGATGAACGGCTCCTCACCGTCGGACCGGATGGCCAGCGCCCGGCGCTGA